A DNA window from Coffea arabica cultivar ET-39 chromosome 6c, Coffea Arabica ET-39 HiFi, whole genome shotgun sequence contains the following coding sequences:
- the LOC140008692 gene encoding uncharacterized protein: MRKSQDLSKQGSLDYNELCLFPDMQLPVGFKAPKFSKYDGTGNPKTHLRMFANKLGKPIDDENLSVRLFPESLEGDALDWYSNLKSEDMRTWLDLSTAFIRQYEYNCELAPTRTTLEKTKKPSEDHKTYAKRWRKLAAKVEYPMTEDEIMRTFIKAHDPPYFEEIFRMTGCSFAEIVNKLEEYDEFVRAGKIVNVSALKSQLEAMQNQDDSSKKSQFEKKEEETSFVWNQDPSFRPRYRQYPTYPSHYSYQAHSRPVYRTTINYHRPRPNYPNTPITLFHIFSPNFQTRSRPPYNPKPAPPNKQNYNHPQTHEIQNPDQSRAFINLGRPIDQLYEQLKAASKIDDIPPPNYPRRGFSAGYDPQVACAYHSEAPNHSTGNCWILKHKIQNMIEAGDIVLKKREEQGSSTSTNPFPEHNDTCEAFTPDEET; this comes from the coding sequence ATGAGAAAGAGTCAGGATTTGAGCAAACAAGGGAGCTTGGATTATAACGAGTTATGCCTGTTTCCTGACATGCAATTACCTGTGGGTTTTAAAGCACCCAAATTTAGCAAGTATGACGGAACGGGCAACCCAAAGACGCATCTCCgaatgtttgccaacaagttgggcaagCCAATAGATGACGAGAATCTGTCAGTTCGTTTGTTTCCTGAAAGCTTAGAAGGCGATGCACTGGActggtattccaatttgaagTCCGAGGATATGAGAACATGGTTGGACTTATCAACCGCTTTTATAAGGCAATACGAATACAATTGCGAGTTGGCTCCAACAAGGACCACACtggaaaaaactaaaaaaccaTCTGAGGATCACAAGACGTATGCAAAAAGATGGAGAAAATTGGCTGCCAAGGTGGAATACCCCATGACTGAAGATGAAATTATGCGTACATTTATTAAAGCTCATGATCCGCCCTATTTTGAGgagatttttcgcatgactggatgttcCTTCGCAGAAATTGTTAATAAATTGGAAGAGTATGATGAGTTTGTGAGAgcaggaaagattgttaatgtgtcagcTCTGAAATCACAATTGGAAGCGATGCAAAATCAAGACGATAGTAGTAAAAAATCCCAGTTCGAGAAAAAAGAGGAGGAAACTTCATTTGTTTGGAACCAAGACCCTTCTTTCCGACCTAGGTACCGACAATACCCCACTTATCCATCCCATTACTCATACCAGGCACACTCTCGACCTGTCTATCGTACTACCATTAACTATCATCGACCCCGACCAAattatccaaacacacccataacactatttcatattttttcacCTAACTTTCAAACTAGATCTCGCCCTCCTTATAATCCCAAACCTGCCCCACCAAACAAACAGAACTACAACCATCctcaaacccatgaaatacaaAATCCCGATCAATCTCGAGCTTTTATCAATTTAGGCAGGCCCATTGACCAACTGTACGAACAACTCAAAGCCGCAAGTAAAATTGATGACATACCTCCTCCAAACTACCCTCGTCGAGGCTTCTCAGCTGGGTACGACCCTCAAGTCGcttgtgcttatcattctgaAGCGCCCAATCACTCGACTGGTAACTGTTGGATACTGAAGCATAAGATCCAGAATATGATTGAAGCAGGAGATATAGTGttaaagaaaagggaagaacaaGGATCAAGTACAAGTACGAATCCCTTTCCCGAACACAATGACACTTGTGAAGCATTTACCCCCGATGAGGAAACTTGA